CCTCAACATAATCCTGCCACACTTATGTTGAGCCGTCCCATTTATAGAGGAACAACATCATGAACACGATAAAAGTCGTCGGTATCGATCTGGCTAAATCCGTTTTTCAGCTTTGTGTCTGGATGAATGATGGGACCGTTGCCTGGAATCGAAAAGTTTCTCGCAGCAAGCTGTTAGATACTGTTCGTCAATTCCCGCCGGATACACTTATCGCAATGGAAGCTTGTGCAACCTCGCATTACTGGGGGCGGACTTTCCAATCCATGGGATACGCCATCCGGCTCATTCCAACCCAACATGTAAAGGCGTTAACTCGTCATCAGAAAAATGATGCCAATGATGCTCTAGCAATATGTGAGACGGCATTTCGTCCGGGGATTCACTTTGTTGCTGTAAAAACTCTTGAGCAGCAAGATATCAAAGCGCTGCGTTGTGCCCGTCAGTTGATGGTCGAACAGCGCACCGCCGCCGCCAATCAAATTCGTGCTCTGGCCGCTGAGCAGGGCTTCGAGTTCCCGGTTGGGATACACACTTTGCAACAGCGATTACCCGATTTGATTGAAGATGCGGAAAAGCCTGTGTCTCCGGTATTACGCCATTTGCTTTCCACTTTATTGGAAAACATCCACACACTGAATGAATATATTCGTTCAACAGAATATGAAATCGCAGCATTGTGTCAACAGCAACCCCGGTATCGAGCACTGATGACTATACCGGGTGTTGGCCCGCTCATCGCCGCCGCTTTTTTAAGTGAGGTTGATGCAGAACAATTTGCTAACGGAAGACAACTTTCCGCCTGGTGTGGTCTGGTTCCCCGGCAACATAGTTCCGGCGGGAAACACATCCTCACTTCGATGACTAAAAATGGTAACTGCGACCTTCGGACACTCATCATTCATGGAGCCAGAGCGGTCATGCGCTGTGCCCAAAAGCGGGATGACCGTCTTGGAAGATGGCTTAATCATGTCACTGAGCGACGGGGAAAAATGAAAGCCACCGTGGCGCTGGCAAATAAGTTAACACGTATTGTCTGGCGGTTGCTGTCTGAACCGGTTGATTTCAATATGGATAAGGCATTTGCGATGAAGTAATGATTTAGTTCGGCACAAAGTAAAAGATTTCCTGAGTTTGCAGGCACTGATGAGAAAACGGTAAACCAACCCTGTAATAACCTGAAGTAGATCCAGGTAGAAAATACCGGTCAAGTGATAAGGAAACAGGGTGCGGATGACATCATGGCGCGGGAAAATTTTCCCAAAAAGACGCCGGATATATGACAGCAAACCGTATCACGTCAGTACTTGTACGCCACGGGACGTCCATATATGATCTACTATTTTGCAAAGCTATTTAGTCCTAGCTTAGAAAGATGGCCTGTTCAAAATTGTGCAGAATTCAAAGGTGTGAATCAGGCTTTGCTGGATGGAGCGAGGTTAGAAAATTTGGAGGTTCATACAGTGAAAACTATATCAGGCGAAGCATTCCCAATGTGTTCTAATTGTCAAACTACCATATTTGGTACGATAGTTACGAGTGGGTAATTATATGAATAAATTAGTTGACCTAGCGGCAA
The window above is part of the Pectobacterium araliae genome. Proteins encoded here:
- a CDS encoding IS110 family transposase, yielding MNTIKVVGIDLAKSVFQLCVWMNDGTVAWNRKVSRSKLLDTVRQFPPDTLIAMEACATSHYWGRTFQSMGYAIRLIPTQHVKALTRHQKNDANDALAICETAFRPGIHFVAVKTLEQQDIKALRCARQLMVEQRTAAANQIRALAAEQGFEFPVGIHTLQQRLPDLIEDAEKPVSPVLRHLLSTLLENIHTLNEYIRSTEYEIAALCQQQPRYRALMTIPGVGPLIAAAFLSEVDAEQFANGRQLSAWCGLVPRQHSSGGKHILTSMTKNGNCDLRTLIIHGARAVMRCAQKRDDRLGRWLNHVTERRGKMKATVALANKLTRIVWRLLSEPVDFNMDKAFAMK